A single genomic interval of Dromiciops gliroides isolate mDroGli1 chromosome 1, mDroGli1.pri, whole genome shotgun sequence harbors:
- the MRPL40 gene encoding 39S ribosomal protein L40, mitochondrial has translation MAALGVAARALARQGPRACLGLGWPAPQAREKHVWQASLLSLRAALPVRGEPLRKKKKVDPRKELAAKERLKKRIKKLEKATQELIPIEDFITPVKYLEEHRQRPELQMPLEDSERRVFLMKKWAFYKQQEHEAEREKITSLLEAQQEALRELRLESELLYQAATRRDENLFPFEKEGPSYTPATPGYQPPEGKYNDITKVYIQVDHKR, from the exons ATGGCCGCGCTGGGGGTCGCGGCGCGCGCGCTCGCTCGGCAGGGGCCCCGCGCCTG CCTTGGGCTGGGCTGGCCAGCCCCTCAGGCCCGCGAGAAGCACGTCTGGCAGGCGTCCCTGCTGTCCCTGCGGGCAGCCCTCCCGGTGAG AGGCGAGCCtctcaggaagaagaagaaggtggatCCCAGGAAGGAACTGGCGGCCAAGGAACGGCTGAAGAAGAGGATTAAGAAGCTGGAGAAGGCCACGCAGGAGCTGATCCCCATCGAAGACTTCATCACTCCTGTCAAGTACCTGGAGGAGCACAG GCAGCGGCCAGAGCTGCAGATGCCCTTGGAGGACAGTGAGAGGAGGGTCTTTCTCATGAAGAAGTGGGCCTTCTACAAGCAGCAGGAACACGAAGCTGAGCGTGAGAAGATCACGTCCCTGCTGGAGGCCCAGCAGGAAGCCCTTCGGGAGCTGCGCCTGGAGTCGGAGCTGCTCTACCAAGCAGCCACCCGGCGAGATGAGAACTTGTTTCCCTTTGAAAAGGAGGGCCCGAGCTACACCCCGGCCACCCCGGGCTACCAGCCTCCCGAGGGCAAGTACAATGACATCACCAAAGTGTACATACAGGTGGACCATAAGAGGTAG
- the C1H22orf39 gene encoding UPF0545 protein C22orf39 homolog isoform X1 — protein sequence MADADGSFWRPPRSCEDYWAEWKHCRTVRNLLHHYYTYGETPSCDQWKRDYRSCQQWEESGSPEAKQFLCKSERARILAKQKHTPVWTMRQSPPRDWHLPLSREEESK from the exons ATGGCTGACGCTGACGGGAGCTTCTGGAGG CCTCCCCGGAGCTGCGAGGATTACTGGGCTGAATGGAAGCACTGCCGGACGGTGCGGAACCTCCTTCATCATTACTACACCTACGGGGAGACCCCATCCTGCGACCAATGGAAAAGGGATTATCGCAGCTGCCAACAGTGGGAGGAGAGTGGGAGTCCAGAAGCCAAG CAATTCCTTTGCAAGAGTGAGCGAGCCCGCATCCTGGCCAAGCAGAAGCACACCCCAGTGTGGACCATGAGGCAGAGCCCCCCTAGGGACTGGCACCTGCCCCTGTCCAGGGAGGAGGAATCCAAGTGA
- the C1H22orf39 gene encoding UPF0545 protein C22orf39 homolog isoform X2 codes for MVEADVVLEPPRSCEDYWAEWKHCRTVRNLLHHYYTYGETPSCDQWKRDYRSCQQWEESGSPEAKQFLCKSERARILAKQKHTPVWTMRQSPPRDWHLPLSREEESK; via the exons ATGGTGGAGGCTGACGTGGTCCTTGAG CCTCCCCGGAGCTGCGAGGATTACTGGGCTGAATGGAAGCACTGCCGGACGGTGCGGAACCTCCTTCATCATTACTACACCTACGGGGAGACCCCATCCTGCGACCAATGGAAAAGGGATTATCGCAGCTGCCAACAGTGGGAGGAGAGTGGGAGTCCAGAAGCCAAG CAATTCCTTTGCAAGAGTGAGCGAGCCCGCATCCTGGCCAAGCAGAAGCACACCCCAGTGTGGACCATGAGGCAGAGCCCCCCTAGGGACTGGCACCTGCCCCTGTCCAGGGAGGAGGAATCCAAGTGA